In the genome of Magnolia sinica isolate HGM2019 chromosome 2, MsV1, whole genome shotgun sequence, one region contains:
- the LOC131236664 gene encoding uncharacterized protein ycf45 isoform X1 produces the protein MTVITISSSICPLKSSHYFHSKPFKSDFSSVGCCRNQRISISKASEDGFVVVEDDLHALLEARLQLTERHMGENVYEIHSVHQILPRDLRENLRNEPRRAQLLEVIMDLGRCPEARFLSESGGQYLRNTEVSMRELEDAQKAVGEFGGDNRAGIEGTLHRISAIRSRKGLVVGLTCRVGRAVTGHVDMVRDLLDYGESILFLGRPGVGKTTVMREIARVLADELHKRVVIVDTSNEIGGDGDVPHAAIGGARRMQVPKPSMQHRVMIEAVENHMPEVVIVDEIGTEAEALACRSIAERGVMLIGTAHGERLENIIKNPTLTDLVGGVETVTLGDDEARARGCQKSILERKAPPTFPFLIEMRERKHWVTHRTERSVDMLLHGKKPLVEVRKRDDKFKVVIERWKAYDGDGI, from the exons aTGACCGTAATTACAATATCTTCTTCCATTTGTCCACTCAAATCCTCTCATTACTTCCATTCCAAGCCCTTTAAATCGGATTTCTCGTCAGTTGGGTGCTGTCGTAATCAAAGGATCTCAATCTCGAAAGCATCGGAAGATGGATTTGTAGTTGTAGAGGACGATCTCCATGCACTTTTGGAG GCGCGCCTACAACTAACTGAGCGGCACATGGGGGAGAATGTGTATGagatccactccgtacatcag ATACTACCACGAGATTTACGAGAGAATCTTCGAAATGAACCGAGAAGAGCTCAACTTTTAGAG GTTATAATGGACTTAGGTCGTTGCCCAGAAGCACGTTTTCTTAGTGAATCTGGCGGGCAATATTTGAGGAATACAGAG GTGTCGATGAGAGAGTTGGAGGATGCTCAGAAAGCTGTTGGAGAGTTTGGAGGAGACAACAGAGCAGGCATTGAGGGAACTTTGCACCGAATATCTGCAATACGAAGCCGTAAAGGGCTAGTTGTTGGCCTGACATGCAGAGTGGGCCGAGCAGTTACTGGTCATGTTGACATGGTCCGCGATCTTCTGGATTATGGGGAAAGCATCTTGTTTCTAGGCCG GCCGGGAGTAGGTAAGACAACCGTCATGCGAGAGATTGCACGCGTCTTGGCCGATGAACTTCACAAGCGAGTG GTAATTGTGGATACTAGCAATGAAATAGGAGGTGATGGGGATGTTCCCCATGCAGCCATAGGAGGTGCACGGAGAATGCAAGTACCGAAGCCGTCCATGCAGCACAGGGTCATGATTGAAGCTGTTGAGAACCATATGCCTGAGGTAGTCATTGTTGATGAGATTGGCACGGAAGCAGAGGCACTTGCTTGTCGCTCTATCGCAGAAAGAGGAGTCATGCTCATCGGCACTGCTCATGGAGAACGACTTGAGAACATAATAAAGAACCCCACACTTACTGATCtg GTTGGGGGAGTTGAGACTGTTACTCTTGGAGATGATGAAGCCCGTGCTAGAGGTTGTCAGAAAAGCATTCTTGAGAGAAAAGCTCCTCCAACCTTCCCTTTTCTGATTGAAATGAGGGAAAGGAAACATTGGGTCACGCATCGG ACTGAAAGGAGTGTTGATATGTTGCTCCATGGTAAAAAGCCCTTGGTTGAG gtgaGGAAGAGGGATGATAAATTCAAGGTTGTGATAGAAAGATGGAAAGCATATGATGGAGATGGAATTTAA
- the LOC131236666 gene encoding fructokinase-2-like isoform X1 encodes MKCMYIDSFGTSLHRLGHFHQMAYLPILQRILAILAIVFLIRRSIRYLINWANGEMERLDDQIAESEGMTISKKNVDGSNAREVKNPLVVSFGEMLIDFVPDVAGLSLAESLGFIKAPGGAPANVAVAIAKLGGRSAFIGKFGGDEFGHMLVDILKKNEVNGDGVCFDPDAKTGLAFVTLKSNREQEFMFYRNPSADMLLKESELNLDLIRQAKIFHYGSISLITDPCRSAHLAAMRAAKAAGVLLSYDPNVRLSLWPSADAAREGIKSIWTEADFIKVSDDEVAFLTNGDPEKEEVVLSLWFDGLKLLVVTDGEKGCRYFTKEFKGKVDGFSVETVDTTGAGDAFVGSLLVSLARNDSLYKDEAKLREALKLANACGAISTTQKGAIPALPNTSMAQELIAKSK; translated from the exons ATGAAATGTATGTATATTGATAGCTTTGGAACTTCTCTCCATCGTCTtggccatttccatcagatggCTTACCTTCCCATACTTCAAAGAATTCTGGCCATCTTGGCCATTGTTTTTCTCATTAGAAGGTCCATCAGATATTTGATTAATTGGGCCAATGGAGAAATGGAACGTCTTGATGATCAGATTGCTGAATCAG AAGGGATGACGATTTCAAAGAAGAATGTCGATGGAAGCAATGCACGTGAGGTGAAAAACCCATTGGTTGTATCTTTCGGTGAAATGCTGATAGATTTCGTTCCGGACGTTGCTGGGCTTTCTCTAGCGGAGTCGTTGGGATTCATCAAAGCTCCTGGTGGAGCCCCTGCCAATGTGGCTGTCGCCATCGCAAAGCTAGGTGGCCGATCCGCATTCATTGGAAAG TTTGGAGGTGATGAATTCGGGCATATGTTAGTGGACATCTTGAAGAAGAATGAAGTGAATGGTGATGGCGTATGCTTTGACCCTGACGCCAAGACTGGACTTGCATTCGTGACGTTGAAGAGCAACAGAGAGCAGGAATTCATGTTTTATCGAAATCCAAGTGCTGACATGCTGCTGAAGGAATCTGAGTTGAATTTGGATCTCATCCGGCAGGCGAAGATCTTTCACTATGGATCGATAAGCTTGATCACTGACCCGTGCCGGTCGGCCCACTTGGCCGCAATGCGGGCTGCGAAAGCAGCTGGCGTGCTTCTCTCATACGATCCAAATGTTAGATTATCACTGTGGCCATCAGCTGATGCCGCCCGCGAAGGAATTAAGAGCATTTGGACAGAAGCTGACTTTATCAAG gttagTGACGATGAAGTCGCTTTCCTAACAAACGGTGATCCTGAAAAGGAAGAGGTTGTTCTGTCGTTGTGGTTTGATGGACTGAAATTGCTTGTGGTCACTGATGGCGAGAAGGGGTGCAGATACTTTACTAAG gaATTCAAAGGAAAAGTGGATGGATTTTCTGTCGAGACAGTGGACACAACAGGAGCTGGTGATGCTTTTGTTGGCTCTCTTCTTGTTTCTCTGGCTAGAAATGATTCCCTTTATAAg GATGAAGCTAAGCTAAGGGAAGCTTTGAAACTGGCGAATGCTTGTGGTGCAATCTCTACAACACAAAAGGGAGCAATTCCAGCCCTTCCAAACACGTCAATGGCGCAAGAACTCATTGCAAAATCCAAGTGA
- the LOC131236668 gene encoding uncharacterized protein LOC131236668, producing the protein MATPAVISHSVTISPHNSIHKPKISAIYYSTFPLSSKQKKTEYKRFCLGIRAEVMATEKMGIKIVQNPPESKLQELGVRNWPKWGCPPSKFPWTYGAKETCFLLEGKVKVFPDGHNEFVEFGAGDLVEFPKGMKCTWEVSEAVDKHYKFE; encoded by the exons ATGGCAACGCCGGCTGTTATAAGTCATTCAGTAACGATTTCTCCACACAACAGCATACATAAACCCAAAATCTCAGCAATATATTATTCTACCTTTCCATTGTCTTCCAAACAGAAGAAAACTGAATACAAGCGATTCTGTTTGGGAATTAGAGCAGAAGTGATGGCGACTGAGAAAATGGGGATTAAAATCGTCCAGAATCCTCCCGAGTCGAAGCTTCAAGAGCTCGGAGTAAGGAACTGGCCCAA GTGGGGATGTCCTCCAAGCAAATTCCCATGGACTTATGGTGCTAAGGAAACATGCTTTCTGTTGGAGGGTAAAGTTAAGGTCTTCCCCGATGGACACAACGAGTTCGTGGAGTTTGGGGCCGGCGACTTGGTTGAGTTTCCCAAAGGAATGAAGTGCACTTGGGAGGTCTCTGAAGCTGTGGACAAGCACTACAAGTTTGAGTAG
- the LOC131236666 gene encoding fructokinase-2-like isoform X2, protein MKCMYIDSFGTSLHRLGHFHQMAYLPILQRILAILAIVFLIRRSIRYLINWANGEMERLDDQIAESGMTISKKNVDGSNAREVKNPLVVSFGEMLIDFVPDVAGLSLAESLGFIKAPGGAPANVAVAIAKLGGRSAFIGKFGGDEFGHMLVDILKKNEVNGDGVCFDPDAKTGLAFVTLKSNREQEFMFYRNPSADMLLKESELNLDLIRQAKIFHYGSISLITDPCRSAHLAAMRAAKAAGVLLSYDPNVRLSLWPSADAAREGIKSIWTEADFIKVSDDEVAFLTNGDPEKEEVVLSLWFDGLKLLVVTDGEKGCRYFTKEFKGKVDGFSVETVDTTGAGDAFVGSLLVSLARNDSLYKDEAKLREALKLANACGAISTTQKGAIPALPNTSMAQELIAKSK, encoded by the exons ATGAAATGTATGTATATTGATAGCTTTGGAACTTCTCTCCATCGTCTtggccatttccatcagatggCTTACCTTCCCATACTTCAAAGAATTCTGGCCATCTTGGCCATTGTTTTTCTCATTAGAAGGTCCATCAGATATTTGATTAATTGGGCCAATGGAGAAATGGAACGTCTTGATGATCAGATTGCTGAATCAG GGATGACGATTTCAAAGAAGAATGTCGATGGAAGCAATGCACGTGAGGTGAAAAACCCATTGGTTGTATCTTTCGGTGAAATGCTGATAGATTTCGTTCCGGACGTTGCTGGGCTTTCTCTAGCGGAGTCGTTGGGATTCATCAAAGCTCCTGGTGGAGCCCCTGCCAATGTGGCTGTCGCCATCGCAAAGCTAGGTGGCCGATCCGCATTCATTGGAAAG TTTGGAGGTGATGAATTCGGGCATATGTTAGTGGACATCTTGAAGAAGAATGAAGTGAATGGTGATGGCGTATGCTTTGACCCTGACGCCAAGACTGGACTTGCATTCGTGACGTTGAAGAGCAACAGAGAGCAGGAATTCATGTTTTATCGAAATCCAAGTGCTGACATGCTGCTGAAGGAATCTGAGTTGAATTTGGATCTCATCCGGCAGGCGAAGATCTTTCACTATGGATCGATAAGCTTGATCACTGACCCGTGCCGGTCGGCCCACTTGGCCGCAATGCGGGCTGCGAAAGCAGCTGGCGTGCTTCTCTCATACGATCCAAATGTTAGATTATCACTGTGGCCATCAGCTGATGCCGCCCGCGAAGGAATTAAGAGCATTTGGACAGAAGCTGACTTTATCAAG gttagTGACGATGAAGTCGCTTTCCTAACAAACGGTGATCCTGAAAAGGAAGAGGTTGTTCTGTCGTTGTGGTTTGATGGACTGAAATTGCTTGTGGTCACTGATGGCGAGAAGGGGTGCAGATACTTTACTAAG gaATTCAAAGGAAAAGTGGATGGATTTTCTGTCGAGACAGTGGACACAACAGGAGCTGGTGATGCTTTTGTTGGCTCTCTTCTTGTTTCTCTGGCTAGAAATGATTCCCTTTATAAg GATGAAGCTAAGCTAAGGGAAGCTTTGAAACTGGCGAATGCTTGTGGTGCAATCTCTACAACACAAAAGGGAGCAATTCCAGCCCTTCCAAACACGTCAATGGCGCAAGAACTCATTGCAAAATCCAAGTGA
- the LOC131236664 gene encoding uncharacterized protein ycf45 isoform X2 yields MTVITISSSICPLKSSHYFHSKPFKSDFSSVGCCRNQRISISKASEDGFVVVEDDLHALLEILPRDLRENLRNEPRRAQLLEVIMDLGRCPEARFLSESGGQYLRNTEVSMRELEDAQKAVGEFGGDNRAGIEGTLHRISAIRSRKGLVVGLTCRVGRAVTGHVDMVRDLLDYGESILFLGRPGVGKTTVMREIARVLADELHKRVVIVDTSNEIGGDGDVPHAAIGGARRMQVPKPSMQHRVMIEAVENHMPEVVIVDEIGTEAEALACRSIAERGVMLIGTAHGERLENIIKNPTLTDLVGGVETVTLGDDEARARGCQKSILERKAPPTFPFLIEMRERKHWVTHRTERSVDMLLHGKKPLVEVRKRDDKFKVVIERWKAYDGDGI; encoded by the exons aTGACCGTAATTACAATATCTTCTTCCATTTGTCCACTCAAATCCTCTCATTACTTCCATTCCAAGCCCTTTAAATCGGATTTCTCGTCAGTTGGGTGCTGTCGTAATCAAAGGATCTCAATCTCGAAAGCATCGGAAGATGGATTTGTAGTTGTAGAGGACGATCTCCATGCACTTTTGGAG ATACTACCACGAGATTTACGAGAGAATCTTCGAAATGAACCGAGAAGAGCTCAACTTTTAGAG GTTATAATGGACTTAGGTCGTTGCCCAGAAGCACGTTTTCTTAGTGAATCTGGCGGGCAATATTTGAGGAATACAGAG GTGTCGATGAGAGAGTTGGAGGATGCTCAGAAAGCTGTTGGAGAGTTTGGAGGAGACAACAGAGCAGGCATTGAGGGAACTTTGCACCGAATATCTGCAATACGAAGCCGTAAAGGGCTAGTTGTTGGCCTGACATGCAGAGTGGGCCGAGCAGTTACTGGTCATGTTGACATGGTCCGCGATCTTCTGGATTATGGGGAAAGCATCTTGTTTCTAGGCCG GCCGGGAGTAGGTAAGACAACCGTCATGCGAGAGATTGCACGCGTCTTGGCCGATGAACTTCACAAGCGAGTG GTAATTGTGGATACTAGCAATGAAATAGGAGGTGATGGGGATGTTCCCCATGCAGCCATAGGAGGTGCACGGAGAATGCAAGTACCGAAGCCGTCCATGCAGCACAGGGTCATGATTGAAGCTGTTGAGAACCATATGCCTGAGGTAGTCATTGTTGATGAGATTGGCACGGAAGCAGAGGCACTTGCTTGTCGCTCTATCGCAGAAAGAGGAGTCATGCTCATCGGCACTGCTCATGGAGAACGACTTGAGAACATAATAAAGAACCCCACACTTACTGATCtg GTTGGGGGAGTTGAGACTGTTACTCTTGGAGATGATGAAGCCCGTGCTAGAGGTTGTCAGAAAAGCATTCTTGAGAGAAAAGCTCCTCCAACCTTCCCTTTTCTGATTGAAATGAGGGAAAGGAAACATTGGGTCACGCATCGG ACTGAAAGGAGTGTTGATATGTTGCTCCATGGTAAAAAGCCCTTGGTTGAG gtgaGGAAGAGGGATGATAAATTCAAGGTTGTGATAGAAAGATGGAAAGCATATGATGGAGATGGAATTTAA